DNA sequence from the Amycolatopsis sp. Hca4 genome:
AGCTTGAACAGGTTCCGCAGGCCGGTCGCGTTCGCGGCCAGCATGGTCATGTGCGTGTACGCACCGCCACCGGAGACGTCGCCGCCCTCACCGAACTCGTCCGAGCCGCGCTGGTTGGCCTGGCCCCAGAAGACGGGCTTCTTGTGGAACCGGCTCTCCGGCGCGATGTAGGCCTCGATGCCGATGATCGGCTTGATGCCCACCTTCTTGGACTGCTGGTAGAACTCGTCGCCGCCGTACATGTTGCCGTGGTCGGTCATGCCGACCGCGGGCATGCCGAGGCGCGCCGCCTCCGCGAAGAGAGGAGCGATCTTCGCCGCACCGTCGAGCATCGAGTACTCGGTGTGGACGTGCAGGTGGACGAAGGAATCGTTCGACACCAGCGAAAACCTCCCCTAGGTGGATCGGACCGGCGCGCCGGGTCCCCACCATAGCTTGGGCCACCGACACTCCCGACACGTGCTCGCCGGGTCGATTCTGCTCCTCGACGGCGGTGTTCCGCCGCTGGGACACGCCCCCCTTTCCGGGCGGAAACGATCACGACACGGGCCGCTGCCGAGCCGTCCCCGGGAGTGACGGAAGCGGGCGGCTCAGGTCGTGAGCTGGCGCACACCGGCGGCCTCCCGCGTTGACACCGCCACCACCGGCACCGAGCATTCCCGCCATGAACCTGTCTGACAGCCAGACAGCCGGACAAGGTGGCCCGGGTGTTCCCCGCCGGGTGAGCGCCATGGAAGCCGTGCTGGCCCACCTGCGCGCCGCCATCGAGCGCGGCGAGTACGCCGTCGGCGCCAAGCTGCCCTCCGAAGCGGCCCTGAGCAGGGAGTTCGAGGTCAGCCGGTCGGTCATCCGGGAGGCCCTCCGGGGCCTGCAGGCGCTCGGCATGACCGAGTCGAAGACCGGCAAGGGCACCTTCGTCACCGCGACCGGCCCGGCGGACAACCCCACCTTCGGGCCCTACTCGGCCCGCGACCTCATCGAGGTGCGGCGGCACGTCGAGATCCCGGTCGCCGGGTACGCCGCGGTGCGCCGCAGCCAGGACGACCTCGACCTGCTCGGCCACCTGCTCGACCGGATGGACGCCGAGACCGACAACACCGCGTGGGTCGCCCTCGACTCGCTCTTCCACATCACCATCGCGCAGGCCTCGGGCAACCCCGTCTTCGGAAGGTGATCGAGGAGATCCGGGACGCGCTCGCCCGCCAGTCCGCCTTCCTCAACCAGCTCGGCGACCGGCGGCGCCAGTCGAACGTCGAGCACCGGGACATCGTCACCGCGATCGAGAGCGGTTCCGAAGAGCAGGCCGTCGCGGCCATGACGGCGCACCTGACGCACGTCGAAGCCACCCTGACCAGCATCGTGAACGGGGAACAGTGACCGAACAGACCGTCCCGGCCACCACCGCCGACACCGCGGACGCGGGTGACGCCGGCTACCACAAGGCCCTGAAGTCCCGGCACGTCAACATGATCGCCATCGGCGGCGCGATCGGCACCGGCCTGTTCCTCGGCGCGGGCGGCCGGCTCGCCCAGGCCGGCCCGGCGCTGGCGATCGTCTACGGCGTCTGCGGGCTCTTCGCCTTCTTCGTCGTCCGCGCGCTCGGCGAGCTGATCCTGTACCGGCCCTCCAGCGGCGCCTTCGTCTCCTACGCCCGCGAGTTCATGGGCGAGAAGGGCGCGTACGTCGCCGGCTGGATGCACTTCCTCAACTGGTCGACCACCGGCATCGCCGACATCACGGCGATCGCGCTCTACGCGCACTTCTGGTCGTTCTTCTCGCCGATCCCGCAGTGGGTGCTCGCGCTGATCGCCCTCGCCGTCGTGCTGACGCTGAACATGGTGTCGGTGAAGCTGTTCGGCGAGATGGAGTTCTGGTTCGCGATCATCAAGGTCGCCGCGCTGGTGCTGTTCATGGTCATCGGCATCTTCCTGCTGGTGACGCAGACGCCGATCGACGGCGTGGCCGGCGGCCCGCAGCTGATCGCCGACCACGGCGGGATCTTCCCCTCCGGGCTGCTGCCGATGGTGCTGATCGTGCAGGGCGTGGTGTTCGCCTACGCCTCGGTCGAGCTGGTCGGCGTGGCCGCGGGCGAGACCGAGAACCCGGAGAAGATCATGCCGAAGGCGATCAACTCCATCATGTGGCGCATCCTCGTCTTCTACGTCGGCTCGGTCGTGCTGCTGGCGATGCTGCTGCCGTGGAGCTCCTACACGAAGGACCAGAGCCCGTTCGTCACCGTGCTCTCGCACCTGGGCGTGCCCGCGGCCGACAGCGTGATGAACCTGGTCGTGCTCACCGCGGCGCTGTCCAGCCTGAACTCGGGCCTGTACTCGACCGGCCGGATCCTGCGGTCGATGGCGGTGGCGGGCTCGGCGCCGAAGTTCACCGGCGTGATGAACCGCAACCACGTGCCCTACGGCGGGATCCTGCTCACCGCGGCCGTGTGCGTGCTCGGCGTCGGGCTCAACTACCTGGTGCCGAAGGAGGCCTTCGACATCGTGCTGAACTTCGCCGCGATCGGCATCCTCGCCACCTGGGCCATCATCGTGCTCTGCCACCTGCTGTTCGTGCGCCGGGCCGAGCGGGACGGCCTCGAGCGGCCGTCCTTCCGGCTGCCGTTCTCGCCCTACACCGAGATTGCGACGCTGGTCTTCCTCGCCGCGGTCGTGGTGCTGATGGGCTTCGACGAGACCGGCCGGATCACCTTGCTCGCGCTGCCGGCCATCGTCGTCGCACTGGTCGCCGGCTGGTTCGGCGTGCGCAGGCGGATCGACATGCGCGCGTTCGACGAGGAGGGCCTGTGAGCCACGAGCCGCTCGTCGAACTGATCCGCGACGGCCTGGTCGAGGGCGTCCACCACGGCTCGGCCGTGGTGCTCGCCCCGGACGGCTCGACGCGGTTCGCCGCCGGGGACGTCGACACCCCGATGTACCCGCGGTCGACGGCGAAGCCGCTGCAGGCGACCGCGATGGCGCGGCTCGGGCTGCGCCTGTCCCCCGCCGGGTTCGCCATCGCCGCGGCCAGCCACTCGGGCGAGCCGATGCACCTCGGCGCCACCCTCGACGTCCTCGACGGGCGCTCGCCCGACCTGCTCGGCAACCCGGCGGACTTCCCGTTCGACCCGGTCGAGCGCGACCGCTGGCTCGCCGAGGGGCGGGCGCCGTCCCGGCTCGGGCACAACTGCTCCGGCAAGCACGCGGCCATGCTCGCGACCTGCGCGGTGAACGGCTGGGCCACCGAGGGTTACCTCGACCCGGCCCACCCGCTGCAACGCGCGATCGCGGCCACGGTCGAGGACCTGACCGGGCGGGACGTCGCCCGGGTGGCCGTCGACGGCTGCGGCGCACCGCTGTTCGCGACCACGCTGCGCGGGCTGGCGACGGCCGTGTCGAAGATCGCGGTCGCCGCGCCGGACACACCGGAAGGCCTGGTGGCCGCCGGGATCCGGCAGCACCCGGAGCTGGTCGGCGGCAGCAGGCGGGACGTCACCGCCGTCATGCGCGCGGTGCCGGGGCTGATCGCCAAGGACGGCTTCGAGGCCGTCCAGGTCGCCGCGCTGCCCGACGGCACGGCGATCGCGTTCAAGATCGCCGACGGCGGGGACCGGGCGCGCTACCCGGTGCTGGCCGCGCTGCTCGGGCGGTGCGGGATCGACGTCCCGCCCGGCCCCGACAACCTGCGTTTCGCCGGACACCTTTCTGTGGGGAGCACCGTATGACCACCCGCCGCGAACACGACCTGCTCGGCGACAAGGACGTCCCGGCCGAGGCGTACTGGGGCGTGCACACCGCCCGCGCCCGCGAGAACTTCCCGATCACGGGCACGACGCTCGCCGCCTACCCGCACCTGGTCGAGGCATTGGCCGCGGTCAAGGAAGCCGCGGCACGGGCCAACGCCGAGCTGGGCCTGCTCGACCCGGAGATCGCGGACGCGATCGGCGAAGCCTGCCGGGAGATCCGCGAAGGCGCCCTGCACGGCGAGTTCGTCGTCGACGTCATCCAGGGCGGTGCCGGGACGTCGACCAACATGAACGCCAACGAGGTCATCGCCAACCGGGCACTGGAACTGCTCGGGCACGCCAAGGGCGACTACCACGTCGTGCACCCCAACGAGCACGTCAACCTCTCGCAGTCGACGAACGACGCCTACCCGACCGCGGTCAACGTCGCCACGATCCTCGCCGTGCGCGGGCTGTCGGAAGCGATGATCGTGCTGGAGAAGGCGTTCGCGGCCAAGGCCGTCGAGTTCCACGACGTGCTGAAAATGGGCCGCACGCAGCTGCAGGACGCCGTGCCGATGACGCTCGGCCAGGAGTTCGGCACCTACGCGGTGATGCTCGGCGAGGACCGGCAGCGGCTGAACGAAGCCGTCGCGCTGCTGCACGAGATCAACCTCGGCGCGACCGCGATCGGCACCGGCCTCAACGCCGCGCCCGGCTACGCCGAAGCCGCCTGCCGGCACCTGCGCGAGCTCACCGGGCTGCCGGTCGTGACCGCCGCGGACCTGGTCGAGGCGACCCAGGACTGCGGCGCGTTCGTGCACCTTTCCGGTGTCCTCAAGCGGATCGCGGTCAAGCTGTCCAAGAGCTGCAACGACCTGCGGCTGCTGTCCTCGGGCCCGCGCGCCGGGCTGAACGAGATCAACCTGCCGCCGGTGCAGGCCGGGTCGTCGATCATGCCCGGCAAGATCAACCCGGTGATCCCCGAGGTGGTCAACCAGGTCGCGTTCGAGGTGATCGGCAACGACGTCACCGTGACGATGGCCGCCGAAGCGGGGCAGCTGCAGCTCAACGCGTTCGAGCCGATCATCCTGCACTCGCTCTCGGAAAGCATCACGCACCTGGGCGCGGCCTGCCGGACCCTCGCGGAGAAGTGCGTTTCCGGCATCACCGCCAACGTCGACGTCCTGCGCGCCTACGTCGAGAACTCGATCGGCCTGGTCACGGCGCTGAACCCGAGCATCGGCTACGCGGCCGCGACGGAGATCGCCAAGGAGGCGCTCGCGACCGGACGCGGGGTCGCCGAGCTCGTCGTCGAGAAGGGCCTGATCCCGGCCGAAGAGCTGGCCAGGCTGCTGCGTCCGGAAACGCTCGCGCGGGCGAACTGAGGTACGGTCGGATCCGGAAGGATCGACTCCACTTCGGAAGGCGGGCGCCCGTGCTGGACCGACTTGTCGACAAGCTGCTCGGACTCCCCCGCGCCGAAGGCCCCAAGCCGGCCGTGACACGCGACCTCGAGGTGCCGATGCCCGACGGCGTCACGCTGCTGGCCGACCGGTACGCGCCGGCCGGGACGACGTCGGCGCCGGTCGTGCTGATCCGCACCCCGTACGGGCGCAAGGGGCTGCTCTCGAAGCTCTTCGGCGAGACGTTCGCGCGGCACGGGCTGCAGACGGTCATCCAGAGCACGCGCGGCTCGTTCGACTCCGGCGGCGAGTTCCGGCCCTTCCACCTCGAACGCGAAGACGGCCTCGCCACCGCCGAGTGGCTGCGCGCGCAGCCGTGGTGCGACGGCACCCTCGGCATGGCGGGCGCCAGCTACCTCGGGCACACGCAGTGGGCGATCGGGCCGTACCTGGACCCGCCGCCGGCCGCGATGTGCCTCGGGGTGACGGCGTCGGAGTTCGTCTCGACGTTCTACCCGGGCGGCGTGCTCGCGGCCGACAACATGGTCTCGTGGTCGGCGATGATCGGCCGCCAGGAGGAACGGTTCGCCGCCCTGCCGAACCCGCTGCAGACGCGCAAGACCCGCCGGGCGATGGCCCACCTGCCGATCAGCGGCGCCGACGTGGCCGCGATCGGCAAGCCGGTGCAGTTCCTCCAGGACGTCACCGGGCACTTCGTCCCCGAAGACGACTACTGGGCGATGTCCGACCACAGCGCCGAGGTCGCCGGGCTCGACGTCCCGGTGTCGATGGTGACCGGCTGG
Encoded proteins:
- a CDS encoding asparaginase: MSHEPLVELIRDGLVEGVHHGSAVVLAPDGSTRFAAGDVDTPMYPRSTAKPLQATAMARLGLRLSPAGFAIAAASHSGEPMHLGATLDVLDGRSPDLLGNPADFPFDPVERDRWLAEGRAPSRLGHNCSGKHAAMLATCAVNGWATEGYLDPAHPLQRAIAATVEDLTGRDVARVAVDGCGAPLFATTLRGLATAVSKIAVAAPDTPEGLVAAGIRQHPELVGGSRRDVTAVMRAVPGLIAKDGFEAVQVAALPDGTAIAFKIADGGDRARYPVLAALLGRCGIDVPPGPDNLRFAGHLSVGSTV
- the aspA gene encoding aspartate ammonia-lyase produces the protein MTTRREHDLLGDKDVPAEAYWGVHTARARENFPITGTTLAAYPHLVEALAAVKEAAARANAELGLLDPEIADAIGEACREIREGALHGEFVVDVIQGGAGTSTNMNANEVIANRALELLGHAKGDYHVVHPNEHVNLSQSTNDAYPTAVNVATILAVRGLSEAMIVLEKAFAAKAVEFHDVLKMGRTQLQDAVPMTLGQEFGTYAVMLGEDRQRLNEAVALLHEINLGATAIGTGLNAAPGYAEAACRHLRELTGLPVVTAADLVEATQDCGAFVHLSGVLKRIAVKLSKSCNDLRLLSSGPRAGLNEINLPPVQAGSSIMPGKINPVIPEVVNQVAFEVIGNDVTVTMAAEAGQLQLNAFEPIILHSLSESITHLGAACRTLAEKCVSGITANVDVLRAYVENSIGLVTALNPSIGYAAATEIAKEALATGRGVAELVVEKGLIPAEELARLLRPETLARAN
- a CDS encoding amino acid permease — protein: MTEQTVPATTADTADAGDAGYHKALKSRHVNMIAIGGAIGTGLFLGAGGRLAQAGPALAIVYGVCGLFAFFVVRALGELILYRPSSGAFVSYAREFMGEKGAYVAGWMHFLNWSTTGIADITAIALYAHFWSFFSPIPQWVLALIALAVVLTLNMVSVKLFGEMEFWFAIIKVAALVLFMVIGIFLLVTQTPIDGVAGGPQLIADHGGIFPSGLLPMVLIVQGVVFAYASVELVGVAAGETENPEKIMPKAINSIMWRILVFYVGSVVLLAMLLPWSSYTKDQSPFVTVLSHLGVPAADSVMNLVVLTAALSSLNSGLYSTGRILRSMAVAGSAPKFTGVMNRNHVPYGGILLTAAVCVLGVGLNYLVPKEAFDIVLNFAAIGILATWAIIVLCHLLFVRRAERDGLERPSFRLPFSPYTEIATLVFLAAVVVLMGFDETGRITLLALPAIVVALVAGWFGVRRRIDMRAFDEEGL